The following coding sequences are from one Saccopteryx bilineata isolate mSacBil1 chromosome 3, mSacBil1_pri_phased_curated, whole genome shotgun sequence window:
- the AHDC1 gene encoding transcription factor Gibbin, whose protein sequence is MRVKPQGLVVTSSAVCSSPDYLREPKYYPSGPPTPRPLLPTRPPASPPDKAFSHTFSENPRPPPRRDPSTRRPPVLAKGHSPLPPRAARPVSQPHSPIPAEDSSSSQHCWDNGRVNLRPVVQLIDIMKDLTRLSQDLQHSGVHLDCGGLRLSRPPAPPPGDLQYSFFSSPSLANSIRSPEERATPHSKSERPSHPLYEPEPEPRDSPQPSQGHSPGATAAATGLPPEPEPEGPDYSELADADILSELASLTCPDAQLLEAQALEPPSPEPEPQLLDPQPRFLDPQALEPLGEALELPPLQPLADPLGLPNLALQALDTLPDSLESQLLDPQGLDPLPKLLDVPGRHLEPQQPLGPCQLAEPLRLDLCSPHGPPGPEGLPKYALRRTDRPKILCRRRKAGRGRKADTGPEGRLLPLPMPTGLAAALAEPPPPPPPPPPALPGPGPVPVPELEPESSQTPVLLNRKSKCRGVRRMVVKMAKIPVSLGRRNKTTYKVSSLSSSLSVEGKELGLRVSAEPTPLLKMKNNGRNVVVVFPPGEMPIILKRKRGRPPKNLLLGPGKPKEPAMVAAEAATVAAATMAMPEVKKRRRRKQKLASPQPSYAADANDSKAEYSDVLAKLAFLNRQSQCAGRCSPPRCWTPSEPESVHQAPDTQSISHFLHRVQGFRRRGGKAGGFGGRGGGHAAKAARCSFSDFFEGIGKKKKVVAVTASGVGGPGLTDLGHPRKRGRGEVDALTGKPKRKRRSRKNGTLFPEQVPSGPGFGEAGAEWAGDKGGGWAPHHGHPGGQAGRNCGFQGAEARAFASAGLESGASGRGSYYSTGTPAGQAELSQERQNLFTGYFRSLLDSDDSSDLLDFALSASRPESRKASGTYTGPPTSALPAQRGLSAFPSRGAKASPVAVGSSGAGADPPFQPVLSARQTFPPGRAGSYGITPATSDCRAAETFPKLAPLSSAVARSPTTHPPTNTYTPQYGGYGAGQSVFAPAKPFTGQDCANSKDCSFAYGSGSSLPASPSSAHSAGYAPPPTGGPCLPPSKASFFNGSEGAAFSGSAPTPLRCDSRASTVSPGGYMVPKGTTASATSAASAASSSSSSFQPSPENCRQFVGASQWPFRQGYGGLDWASEAFSQLYNPGFDCHVSEPNVILDISNYTPQKVKQQTAVSETFSESSSDSTQFNQPVGGGFRRANSEASSSEGQSSLSSLEKLMMDWNEASSAPGYNWNQSVLFQSSSKPGRGRRKKVDLFEASHLGFPSSASATASGYPSKRNTGPRQPRGGRGGGACSAKKERGGAAAKAKFIPKPQPVNPLFQDSPDLGLDYYSGDSSMSPLPSQSRAFGVGERDPCDFMGPYSMNPSTPSDGTFGQGFHCDSPSLGAPELDGKHFPPLAHPPTVFDAGLQKAYSPTCSPTLGFKEELRPPPTKLAACEPLKHGLQGASLGHAAAAQAHLSCRDLPLGQPHYDSPSCKGTAYWYPPGSAARSPPYEGKVGTGLLADFLGRTEAACLSAPHLASPPATPKADKEPLEMGRPPGPPRGPAAAAVGYGCPLLSDLTLSPVPRDSLLPLQDTAYRYPGFMPQAHPGLGGGPKSSFLGPMAEPHPEDTFTVTSL, encoded by the coding sequence ATGCGTGTGAAGCCCCAGGGCCTGGTGGTGACTTCCAGTGCCGTGTGCAGCTCTCCTGACTACCTCCGGGAGCCCAAGTACTACCCCAGCGGCCCCCCTACCCCCCGGCCCTTGCTTCCCACTCGGCCCCCTGCCAGCCCACCTGACAAGGCCTTCTCCCATACCTTCTCTGAGAACCCACGCCCACCCCCACGCCGGGACCCCAGCACCCGGCGCCCACCAGTCCTTGCCAAGGGGCACAGCCCGCTGCCCCCTCGGGCAGCCCGTCCAGTCTCACAACCCCACTCCCCCATACCTGCCGAAGACAGCAGCAGCTCCCAACATTGCTGGGACAACGGGCGGGTGAACCTGCGTCCAGTGGTGCAACTGATTGACATCATGAAGGACCTGACTCGGCTCTCCCAGGACCTGCAGCACAGTGGCGTGCACCTGGACTGTGGTGGGCTCCGGCTCAGCCGcccgcctgccccgccccctggTGACCTTCAGTACAGCTTCTTTTCCTCCCCCAGTCTGGCCAACAGCATCCGAAGCCCTGAGGAGCGGGCCACCCCCCACTCCAAGTCTGAGCGGCCCAGCCACCCCCTCTacgagcctgagcctgagcctagGGACAGTCCTCAGCCCAGCCAAGGCCATAGTCCTGGAGCCACGGCCGCAGCCACTGGTCTGCCCCCAGAGCCTGAGCCAGAAGGCCCTGATTACTCAGAACTCGCTGATGCTGACATCCTAAGTGAGCTAGCATCCCTTACCTGCCCCGATGCCCAGCTGCTGGAGGCCCAGGCCCTTGAGCCTCCATCGCCTGAGCCAGAGCCTCAGCTCCTGGATCCCCAGCCCCGCTTCCTGGACCCACAGGCACTAGAGCCACTTGGGGAAGCTTTGGAGCTACCACCGCTGCAACCTCTTGCCGATCCTTTAGGGTTGCCAAACCTGGCTCTCCAGGCCCTGGACACCCTGCCCGACTCCCTGGAGTCACAGTTGCTTGACCCTCAGGGACTTGACCCCCTGCCCAAGTTGCTTGATGTCCCCGGCCGTCATCTGGAGCCCCAGCAGCCCCTAGGGCCCTGCCAACTGGCTGAGCCCTTGCGCCTAGACTTGTGCTCACCTCATGGCCCCCCTGGGCCTGAGGGTCTCCCCAAGTACGCCTTACGGCGCACTGATAGGCCAAAGATTCTGTGTCGCCGGCGGAAAGCCGGTCGGGGGCGCAAGGCAGACACCGGACCAGAGGGCCGCCTGCTGCCCCTGCCTATGCCCACAGGACTGGCAGCCGCCCTGGCTGAGCCTCCCCCCCCGccgcctcccccacctcctgccctgccaggcccaggcccagtcCCAGTCCCAGAGCTGGAGCCGGAATCTTCCCAGACCCCAGTGCTTCTTAACCGCAAAAGCAAGTGCCGGGGCGTGCGGCGCATGGTGGTGAAGATGGCCAAAATCCCTGTATCACTGGGACGGCGGAACAAGACCACATACAAGGTGTCGTCCTTGAGCAGCAGCCTGAGCGTGGAGGGCAAGGAGCTGGGCCTGCGTGTGTCAGCAGAGCCCACCCCACTGCTGAAGATGAAGAACAATGGACGGAACGTGGTGGTGGTCTTCCCACCTGGCGAGATGCCTATTATTCTTAAACGTAAGCGGGGCCGCCCTCCTAAGAACCTACTGTTGGGTCCTGGCAAGCCCAAGGAGCCAGCCATGGTGGCAGCCGAGGCAGCCACTGTAGCAGCAGCCACCATGGCCATGCCGGAGGTGAAGAAACGGCGGCGGCGGAAGCAGAAGCTGGCATCTCCCCAGCCGTCCTACGCAGCAGACGCCAATGACAGCAAGGCCGAGTACTCAGATGTCCTCGCCAAGCTGGCCTTCCTGAACCGCCAGAGCCAGTGTGCCGGGCGCTGCTCACCACCCCGCTGCTGGACACCTAGTGAGCCTGAGTCCGTGCATCAGGCTCCCGACACCCAGAGTATCTCCCACTTCCTGCATCGTGTGCAGGGCTTCCGGCGGCGTGGTGGCAAAGCAGGCGGGTTtgggggccggggtgggggccATGCGGCCAAGGCAGCCCGGTGCTCCTTCAGTGACTTCTTtgagggcatcggcaagaaaaagaAGGTGGTGGCAGTGACAGCTTCAGGAGTGGGGGGCCCCGGCCTCACTGACTTGGGGCATCCCCGCAAACGGGGCCGGGGTGAGGtggatgccctgactgggaagccCAAGCGCAAGAGGCGGTCCCGGAAGAATGGGACTCTGTTCCCAGAGCAGGTGCCCAGCGGCCCGGGCTTTGGGGAGGCAGGCGCTGAGTGGGCCGGGGACAAGGGTGGTGGCTGGGCCCCTCACCATGGGCACCCAGGTGGGCAGGCTGGCCGAAACTGTGGTTTCCAGGGGGCTGAGGCCCGGGCTTTTGCCTCTGCTGGGCTAGAGAGTGGGGCTTCAGGTCGTGGCAGCTACTATAGCACGGGCACCCCTGCGGGCCAGGCCGAGCTCAGCCAGGAGCGCCAAAACCTCTTCACTGGCTATTTTCGTTCCCTGCTCGATTCGGATGACTCCTCCGACCTCTTGGACTTTGCCCTCTCAGCCTCACGTCCCGAGTCCCGGAAGGCATCGGGTACCTACACAGGGCCCCCCACCAGTGCCCTGCCTGCCCAGCGGGGCCTGTCCGCCTTTCCCAGCCGGGGAGCCAAGGCCAGCCCCGTGGCAGTGGGCAGCAGTGGGGCTGGGGCGGACCCCCCTTTCCAGCCTGTTCTGTCCGCTCGCCAGACCTTCCCGCCGGGACGGGCAGGGAGCTATGGGATAACCCCAGCCACTTCAGACTGCCGGGCAGCTGAGACCTTTCCTAAGTTGGCTCCCCTATCTTCAGCGGTAGCCCGTTCGcctaccacccacccacccaccaacacTTACACCCCCCAGTATGGTGGCTATGGGGCTGGACAGAGTGTATTCGCCCCAGCAAAGCCCTTTACAGGCCAGGACTGTGCTAATAGCAAAGACTGTAGCTTTGCCTATGGCAGTGGCAGCAGCCTGCCTGCCTCACCCAGCAGCGCCCACAGTGCTGGCTATGCCCCACCGCCTACCGGTGGCCCCTGCCTGCCACCAAGTAAGGCCTCCTTCTTCAATGGCTCTgagggggctgccttctctggtTCAGCCCCCACACCCCTGCGCTGTGACAGCCGGGCCAGCACCGTCTCGCCTGGCGGCTACATGGTACCCAAGGGCACCACAGCCTCTGCCACCTCCGCTGcctctgctgcctcctcctcttcctcctccttccagccCTCACCTGAAAACTGTCGGCAGTTTGTGGGGGCTTCTCAGTGGCCTTTCCGGCAGGGCTATGGAGGCCTGGACTGGGCCTCAGAGGCCTTCAGTCAGCTCTACAATCCTGGTTTCGACTGCCATGTCAGCGAGCCCAACGTAATCCTGGACATCTCCAACTACACACCGCAGAAGGTGAAGCAGCAGACGGCTGTGTCCGAGACCTTCTCCGAGTCGTCCTCTGACAGCACCCAGTTCAATCAGCCAGTCGGTGGTGGTTTCAGGCGTGCCAACAGTGAGGCCTCGAGCAGTGAGGGCCAGTCAAGCCTGTCCAGCCTGGAGAAACTCATGATGGACTGGAACGAGGCATCATCTGCCCCTGGCTACAACTGGAACCAGAGCGTCCTCTTCCAGAGCAGCTCCAAGCCAGGCCGTGGACGGCGGAAGAAAGTCGACCTGTTCGAGGCCTCACATCTGGGCTTCCCATCATCTGCCTCAGCCACTGCCTCTGGCTACCCATCCAAACGGAACACAGGGCCCCGGCAGCCACGGGGTGGACGGGGCGGCGGGGCCTGCTCCGCAAAGAAGGAGCGGGGCGGTGCAGCAGCCAAAGCCAAGTTTATCCCCAAGCCACAACCAGTGAACCCGCTGTTCCAGGACAGCCCAGACCTCGGCCTGGACTACTACAGTGGGGACAGCAGCATGTCACCGCTGCCCTCACAGTCGAGGGCCTTTGGCGTGGGTGAGAGAGACCCCTGTGACTTCATGGGACCTTACTCCATGAACCCATCCACGCCATCTGATGGCACCTTCGGCCAAGGCTTTCACTGCGACTCACCCAGCCTGGGTGCCCCCGAATTGGATGGCAAGCATTTCCCACCACTGGCCCACCCACCCACAGTGTTTGATGCTGGCCTGCAGAAGGCATACTCACCCACCTGCTCACCCACACTGGGCTTCAAAGAAGAGCTGCGGCCACCACCCACAAAACTGGCTGCCTGTGAACCCCTCAAGCATGGACTCCAGGGGGCCAGCCTGGGCCATGCAGCTGCAGCCCAGGCCCACCTGAGTTGTCGAGACCTGCCACTGGGCCAGCCCCACTATGACTCCCCCAGCTGTAAGGGCACAGCATATTGGTACCCACCAGGCTCAGCAGCACGCAGCCCACCCTATGAAGGCAAGGTGGGTACAGGGCTGCTAGCTGACTTCCTGGGCAGGACGGAGGCCGCGTGCCTCAGTGCCCCACACCTGGCTAGCCCACCAGCCACGCCCAAGGCCGACAAGGAGCCACTGGAGATGGGCCGGCCACCTGGCCCACCCCGTGGCCCTGCTGCAGCTGCTGTTGGCTATGGCTGCCCACTCCTTAGTGACTTGACCCTGTCCCCTGTGCCGAGGGACTCACTGCTGCCTCTGCAGGATACTGCCTACAGGTATCCAGGCTTTATGCCACAGGCACATCCTGGCCTAGGTGGGGGCCCCAAGAGCAGCTTTCTGGGGCCCATGGCGGAGCCTCACCCTGAGGACACATTCACCGTCACCTCCCTGTAG